In Leptospira dzoumogneensis, a genomic segment contains:
- a CDS encoding protein-L-isoaspartate O-methyltransferase family protein codes for MENPDLGFVSRFDDAGTVLARERMVRTQISDRGIKDPNLLSAFLKVPRHIFLPEKTREHSYADKAVPIGEEQTISQPYIVAYIADQLKVRSGDSILEIGTGSGYLAAILDLLGAKLLSLEIVPELYERSLVVLEDWSPGFTKRNQILFGDALLLTQTKGKFSKFVSSACFPKIPGPGSLVFESLPEEGLAVLPVEWKEEVQLLLTLRKKQNRFEETNRLPVKFVPLLGRIDLV; via the coding sequence ATGGAAAATCCTGATTTAGGCTTCGTCTCCAGGTTTGATGATGCGGGGACTGTTCTTGCGAGAGAAAGAATGGTCCGAACCCAAATCTCCGACAGAGGGATCAAGGATCCAAATCTACTTTCTGCATTTCTGAAAGTTCCCAGACATATATTCCTTCCGGAAAAAACCAGAGAACATTCTTATGCAGACAAAGCGGTTCCGATCGGGGAAGAGCAAACAATTTCCCAGCCGTATATAGTCGCATACATTGCCGATCAATTGAAGGTAAGATCTGGAGATTCCATTTTAGAAATAGGCACAGGTTCGGGTTATTTGGCCGCTATTCTGGATTTGCTCGGAGCAAAACTTCTCTCTTTGGAAATTGTGCCTGAATTGTACGAAAGATCTTTAGTAGTTTTGGAAGATTGGTCCCCCGGATTTACAAAAAGAAATCAGATCTTATTCGGAGATGCGTTACTCCTCACTCAAACAAAAGGAAAATTTTCTAAATTCGTATCTTCTGCCTGTTTTCCAAAAATCCCGGGACCCGGGAGTTTGGTTTTCGAGTCCCTACCGGAAGAAGGACTTGCGGTGCTTCCGGTAGAATGGAAAGAAGAAGTCCAACTGCTTCTCACTTTAAGAAAAAAACAAAATCGATTTGAAGAAACAAATCGATTGCCTGTGAAATTCGTACCTTTGCTTGGAAGAATAGATTTGGTTTAA
- a CDS encoding porin OmpL1: protein MVRNITKALLVFAVLCSSFGLSAKSYITGGLGLQFDLGSLGDTIATDGLDSSTNYSTTATDGTTGVLPRRAIIPENRLLSLQHTTMGLISAKTSGAMTGLTLSLGYEQDFGKAFFWRANAHYTRKVMGGETTGKFAGQTFYDITWDYHALQVPVNVGIKLSVTEDTSFYIGAGVHYFNGGWSLAGSNRLSDVHNALAALPPTTPGLTTIMGLVADGTDPSANWEKTTFQVSGVAPNWLIGAQTKISDKGSLYMEVETLFSFKYGIAHPRSAGGAVGLAPSVAYPQVLGGNQYRFGYKHEI, encoded by the coding sequence ATGGTTCGTAACATCACGAAAGCTTTGCTAGTTTTCGCCGTACTTTGTTCTTCATTCGGCTTAAGCGCAAAGTCTTACATCACTGGAGGCCTCGGTCTCCAATTCGACCTTGGATCTTTGGGCGATACAATTGCAACTGACGGTTTGGATTCTTCCACTAACTATAGCACTACAGCTACAGATGGAACTACAGGAGTTCTACCTCGTCGTGCAATCATCCCTGAAAATCGTTTACTCAGTTTGCAACACACTACAATGGGATTGATCAGCGCTAAGACCAGTGGTGCTATGACAGGTCTTACTCTTTCCTTGGGATATGAGCAAGATTTTGGAAAAGCATTTTTCTGGAGAGCAAACGCGCACTACACTCGCAAAGTTATGGGTGGAGAAACTACCGGTAAATTCGCAGGACAAACTTTCTACGACATCACTTGGGACTACCATGCACTTCAAGTTCCAGTGAACGTAGGTATCAAACTATCCGTTACTGAAGATACTTCCTTCTATATCGGAGCAGGGGTCCACTACTTCAATGGTGGATGGAGCTTAGCAGGAAGTAACCGTTTGAGTGATGTTCACAATGCATTAGCAGCTCTACCTCCTACTACACCTGGTCTAACCACAATAATGGGCCTCGTTGCTGATGGAACCGATCCTTCTGCAAACTGGGAAAAAACTACCTTCCAAGTTTCCGGAGTGGCTCCAAACTGGTTGATAGGAGCTCAAACTAAGATTTCCGACAAAGGTTCCCTATATATGGAAGTTGAGACTTTATTCTCCTTCAAATACGGCATCGCTCACCCAAGATCTGCTGGTGGCGCTGTTGGCTTAGCACCTTCCGTTGCGTATCCTCAAGTTCTTGGTGGAAACCAGTACAGATTCGGATACAAACACGAGATCTAA
- the thiC gene encoding phosphomethylpyrimidine synthase ThiC, which translates to MESNQTKPPFEIPRKEIRLSNGSVYSAYTTEGPWKDGWNPSDWKAGIPKLRQEWIHKRISGPSPVQNHSQMYFAKQGLITEEMRYVALREGMDPEFVRSEIARGRAIIPSNKNHPELEPMIIGKNFLVKINANIGNSALSSSIEEEVEKLRWSIKWGADTVMDLSTGKNIHETREWIIRNSPVPIGTVPIYQALEKVKGKAENLSLSVFLETLEEQAKQGVDYFTIHSGVLLRYIPMTSKRVTGIVSRGGSIIAKWCLAHHQENFLYTGFEEICKVMKKYGVSFSLGDGLRPGSIADANDEAQFSELRTLGELTQIAWKEDIQVMIEGPGHVPMDKIKENVDLQMEICKEAPFYTLGPLVTDIAPGYDHITSAIGAAMIGWHGTAMLCYVTPKEHLGLPDKEDVKQGVIAYKIAAHAADLAKGHPGAKERDDLLSKARFEFRWDDQFALSLDPDTAQSFHDETLPQDRMKTAHFCSMCGPHFCSMHLTQELRKYAEEKGISDEKAMEEGFKEKSEEFLNKGGTVYVSSE; encoded by the coding sequence ATGGAATCCAATCAAACTAAACCTCCGTTCGAAATTCCTCGAAAAGAGATACGCTTAAGCAACGGATCCGTTTACAGCGCTTATACTACAGAAGGTCCTTGGAAAGACGGATGGAATCCTTCCGATTGGAAGGCAGGGATCCCTAAACTTAGGCAAGAATGGATCCACAAAAGAATTTCGGGTCCTTCTCCGGTCCAAAATCATTCCCAAATGTATTTCGCAAAACAGGGGTTGATAACCGAAGAAATGAGATATGTAGCACTGCGCGAAGGAATGGATCCTGAATTCGTGAGAAGTGAGATCGCAAGAGGAAGAGCGATCATTCCTTCCAATAAAAACCATCCGGAACTTGAGCCGATGATCATAGGTAAGAACTTCCTGGTGAAAATTAACGCAAATATAGGGAACTCCGCTCTTTCTTCTTCCATTGAAGAAGAAGTGGAGAAGCTGCGCTGGTCCATCAAATGGGGAGCAGACACTGTGATGGATCTATCCACTGGAAAAAATATCCATGAGACTAGAGAATGGATCATTCGAAATTCCCCTGTCCCGATCGGTACCGTTCCGATCTACCAGGCTTTGGAAAAAGTAAAAGGTAAGGCGGAGAACTTAAGCCTTTCCGTATTTTTAGAAACTTTGGAAGAGCAGGCGAAACAAGGTGTGGATTATTTCACGATTCACTCGGGAGTTCTTCTTAGATATATCCCGATGACTTCTAAAAGAGTGACAGGTATAGTTTCCAGAGGCGGTTCCATCATTGCAAAATGGTGCTTGGCTCATCATCAGGAGAATTTCCTGTACACCGGTTTTGAAGAGATCTGCAAGGTGATGAAAAAATACGGAGTATCCTTCTCCTTGGGTGACGGTTTACGTCCCGGAAGTATTGCGGATGCAAACGATGAGGCACAATTTTCGGAATTAAGGACCTTGGGAGAACTTACACAGATCGCTTGGAAAGAAGATATTCAAGTAATGATAGAAGGTCCTGGTCATGTTCCAATGGATAAGATCAAAGAGAATGTGGACTTGCAGATGGAAATTTGTAAGGAAGCTCCATTCTACACATTAGGGCCGCTAGTGACCGATATTGCACCCGGCTATGATCATATTACTTCCGCGATCGGAGCCGCGATGATAGGTTGGCATGGAACTGCAATGCTTTGTTATGTAACTCCGAAAGAACATTTGGGACTTCCTGATAAAGAAGATGTGAAACAAGGAGTGATCGCTTATAAGATCGCTGCACATGCGGCGGACCTTGCGAAAGGACATCCAGGTGCCAAAGAAAGAGACGATCTATTGAGTAAGGCAAGATTCGAATTCAGATGGGACGATCAGTTCGCACTTTCCTTGGATCCGGATACTGCACAGTCCTTTCATGATGAAACACTTCCGCAGGACAGGATGAAAACCGCACATTTTTGTTCTATGTGTGGCCCTCATTTCTGCTCCATGCATTTGACCCAGGAACTTAGAAAATACGCGGAAGAGAAAGGGATTTCGGACGAGAAGGCTATGGAAGAAGGATTTAAAGAAAAATCCGAAGAATTTTTGAATAAAGGCGGAACTGTCTACGTCTCCTCCGAGTAG
- a CDS encoding porin OmpL1 produces MIQTTGRIFLILLFLTPGIYLNAKSYVMGSAGLQFDLGDLGSTISTDGLDSAGSFSTKATDGTPGVLPRRAVIPENRLLTLQHSSNGLISAKTNGAMTGLTLSLGYEQDLGKVFFWRINAHYTRKIMGGDTEAKFAGQSFYHMTWDYNAIQIPVNVGIKLSISEDASIYIGAGVHYFKGGWSLAGNNRLNDVHETLVNAGITDTTVLGLVADGTAPSANWENTKFNVSGIAPNWLLGAQARISDKGHVYMEMETLFSFKYGIAHPSSEGGMVGLAPSVAYPQVLGGNQYRFGYKHEI; encoded by the coding sequence ATGATACAAACCACCGGAAGAATATTCCTGATCCTTCTATTCCTAACACCAGGAATCTACTTGAATGCAAAATCATATGTGATGGGTAGTGCAGGATTACAATTTGATTTGGGAGATTTAGGAAGTACGATCTCCACTGACGGTTTGGATTCTGCCGGAAGTTTCTCTACAAAGGCTACCGACGGTACACCTGGAGTTCTTCCCCGCCGAGCAGTCATTCCTGAAAACCGTCTGCTCACATTGCAACATTCTTCCAACGGTCTCATTAGCGCTAAAACAAACGGAGCAATGACTGGACTTACTCTTTCTTTAGGATATGAACAGGATCTTGGAAAGGTTTTCTTCTGGAGAATAAACGCTCATTATACCCGAAAGATTATGGGAGGAGATACGGAAGCAAAATTTGCAGGACAATCTTTTTATCATATGACCTGGGACTATAATGCTATCCAAATTCCGGTCAATGTAGGGATCAAACTTTCGATCTCCGAAGATGCCTCAATTTATATCGGTGCAGGAGTTCATTACTTCAAAGGTGGATGGAGTTTAGCCGGAAATAACCGCTTGAACGATGTGCATGAAACTTTAGTCAATGCAGGCATTACGGACACTACCGTTCTAGGTTTAGTTGCAGATGGAACAGCACCTTCTGCGAATTGGGAAAACACAAAATTTAATGTCTCCGGGATTGCACCCAATTGGTTATTAGGTGCACAAGCAAGAATATCGGATAAAGGTCATGTATACATGGAAATGGAAACTTTGTTTTCCTTCAAGTATGGAATTGCCCATCCGAGTTCGGAAGGTGGAATGGTAGGCCTAGCACCAAGTGTCGCCTATCCTCAGGTTTTAGGTGGAAACCAATATAGATTCGGTTATAAACACGAGATCTGA
- a CDS encoding class 1 isoprenoid biosynthesis enzyme, translating into MQRLDFGLSDSPGEAEEFCKLLNRSALSICYGLPISLRTEAVLFLYKYSQNSVTEGFNFLRKYYSPSYSILYWINESAHGLPWENPWLTLLLESHSSALLLHSLDDHITDGSLRANHIILQLRTEAWTRYAQSSKLFGREVHDGVLIAEEFIDRYFKSIVDLGIAESLEAHLDRFRSQMGIWSLQPYLLARSFFSKDQAELVRRMYEFFGVAWRLLDDYQDLNEDLENEDISSMIYFLPEGKRHDWKREKKREILGLLEENQLERQISDLINSYLNEASKLAEELHMPKYSNSLLSLKITEPSRA; encoded by the coding sequence ATGCAAAGGCTTGATTTCGGTCTTTCGGATAGTCCCGGAGAGGCGGAGGAGTTCTGTAAATTACTGAATCGCTCCGCTTTAAGTATTTGTTATGGATTGCCGATCTCTCTTAGAACTGAGGCTGTGTTATTTTTGTATAAATATTCGCAGAATAGCGTAACGGAAGGATTTAATTTTTTAAGAAAGTATTATAGTCCAAGTTATTCTATCTTGTATTGGATCAACGAATCTGCTCATGGTTTGCCTTGGGAGAATCCTTGGCTGACTTTACTTTTGGAATCTCATTCTTCCGCGTTATTACTTCATTCTTTGGACGATCATATAACGGACGGATCCTTAAGAGCAAATCATATCATTCTGCAGCTTAGGACCGAGGCTTGGACTAGATACGCGCAATCCAGCAAATTATTCGGTAGAGAAGTGCATGACGGTGTTTTGATCGCGGAAGAATTCATCGATAGATATTTTAAATCCATAGTCGATCTAGGGATTGCGGAAAGTTTAGAAGCCCATTTAGATAGATTTCGCTCTCAAATGGGGATCTGGTCTTTGCAACCTTATTTGCTTGCCAGATCTTTTTTCTCCAAGGACCAAGCGGAACTTGTCAGAAGAATGTACGAATTCTTTGGCGTGGCTTGGAGACTTTTGGACGATTACCAAGACTTGAACGAAGATCTGGAAAATGAAGATATTTCTTCTATGATCTATTTTCTTCCGGAAGGCAAAAGACACGATTGGAAAAGGGAAAAGAAACGGGAAATTTTAGGACTTTTAGAAGAGAACCAATTAGAAAGACAGATCTCGGATTTGATCAATTCCTATTTGAATGAAGCTTCCAAACTCGCAGAAGAGTTGCATATGCCTAAATATTCAAACTCCCTGCTTTCTTTAAAAATTACGGAACCTAGCCGTGCCTGA